In the Quercus lobata isolate SW786 chromosome 5, ValleyOak3.0 Primary Assembly, whole genome shotgun sequence genome, one interval contains:
- the LOC115992277 gene encoding glucan endo-1,3-beta-glucosidase 11, which translates to MANFNSRISIIHTFLVCSLYFSDFGFLQGVTSFGINYGQLGNNLPPPDEVLELLSSLRLTKARIYDTNPQILSAFANSSVELIVTVENEVLAQLMNPQQALQWVTTHIKPYFPATKITGIAVGNEIFTDNDKTLMSYLVPAMVSIHGALVQLGLDSHIQVSTPTSLAILAESYPPSAGSFKNEYYGTMSQVLQFLSSTKSPFWVNAYPYFAYNGDPTRISLDYALSNPNAGMIDPYTKLHYDNMLYAQVDAAIFAVARMGFNGIEVRVSETGWPSKGDANEVGATLENAAVYNRNLLRRQLKNEGTPLRPNMRLEVYVFALFNEDLKPGPTSERNYGLYQPDGTMCYNVGLSALSTPSTTSSTSTATVSFTSSSTKAATMEYQSLVYWMFVYLLTIQVFMRRLF; encoded by the exons atggCAAATTTCAATAGCAGAATTTCCATCATCCATACTTTTCTTGTGTGTTCTCTCTATTTCTCAG ATTTTGGCTTTCTACAAGGAGTTACATCATTTGGAATCAACTATGGTCAACTGGGCAATAATTTGCCACCACCCGACGAGGTCCTCGAATTGTTAAGCTCTCTCAGGCTGACAAAAGCAAGAATTTACGACACCAATCCTCAAATTTTGTCAGCATTCGCCAACTCCAGCGTAGAGCTCATTGTCACAGTCGAAAATGAAGTGCTAGCTCAGCTAATGAACCCTCAACAAGCCCTTCAATGGGTAACCACCCACATCAAGCCCTACTTTCCAGCCACAAAAATCACAGGCATAGCCGTAGGAAATGAGATCTTTACTGATAATGATAAAACGCTAATGTCATATCTTGTTCCAGCCATGGTGAGCATTCACGGTGCTCTTGTTCAATTAGGCCTAGACTCACATATTCAAGTCTCGACCCCTACTTCTCTAGCGATTCTTGCTGAGTCGTATCCACCTTCGGCCGGTAGTTTCAAAAACGAGTACTATGGTACCATGTCACAAGTGTTACAGTTCTTGTCAAGCACCAAATCACCATTTTGGGTTAATGCCTATCCATATTTTGCTTATAATGGTGATCCAACTCGCATTTCTTTAGACTATGCGCTTTCCAATCCTAACGCAGGAATGATTGACCCTTATACCAAGCTACATTATGATAATATGCTCTATGCCCAAGTAGATGCAGCCATTTTTGCTGTTGCTAGAATGGGTTTCAATGGAATAGAGGTCAGGGTTTCAGAGACTGGGTGGCCATCAAAAGGGGACGCTAATGAAGTTGGTGCAACCCTAGAGAATGCTGCAGTTTATAATAGAAATTTGTTGAGAAGGCAATTGAAAAATGAAGGTACTCCATTGAGGCCTAACATGAGGTTGGAAGTTTATGTGTTCGCTTTGTTCAATGAGGATTTGAAGCCTGGACCAACTTCAGAAAGGAATTATGGTCTCTATCAACCTGATGGAACCATGTGTTACAATGTAGGCCTCTCTGCCTTATCAACTCCTTCCACAACTTCCTCAACTTCAACTGCTACCGtttcttttacttcttcttccaCTAAG GCAGCAACAATGGAATATCAAAGCTTGGTGTACTGGATGTTTGTGTATTTGCTGACCATCCAAGTTTTTATGagaagattattttaa